From the genome of Rhizobium binae, one region includes:
- a CDS encoding SDR family oxidoreductase, with translation MTILVTGATGRVGRHLVDQLVQRGAKVRVLTRDASKANVPVGVEVAQGEMLDIDALRSAFKGVRTLFLLNAVTGDEFTQSIITLNVAREAGIERVVYLSVFGADRAVNVPHFAVKFGAERMLAQMGFSATILRPTYFIDNELMIKDVILGHGVYPMPIGGKGLAMVDARDIAEVAAIELIRRDRATGALPIETINLVGPDTLTGTDVAKIWSDLLGRPIVYGGDDPSGFEQNMASFMPKWMAYEMRLMAERYVTIGMVPEAGDVERLTGILRRPLRSYRDFAAAITTAA, from the coding sequence ATGACCATTCTCGTTACTGGCGCCACCGGCCGCGTCGGCCGCCACCTGGTCGACCAACTCGTCCAGCGCGGTGCAAAGGTCCGCGTGCTGACGCGCGACGCTTCAAAAGCCAATGTCCCTGTCGGCGTCGAAGTCGCTCAAGGCGAAATGCTCGACATCGATGCGCTGCGCAGCGCCTTCAAAGGCGTCCGCACCCTGTTCCTGCTCAATGCCGTCACCGGCGACGAATTTACCCAGTCGATCATCACCCTCAATGTCGCTCGCGAGGCGGGGATCGAGCGGGTGGTCTACCTGTCGGTGTTTGGAGCCGACCGCGCGGTCAACGTGCCCCATTTTGCCGTGAAGTTCGGCGCCGAGCGCATGCTCGCGCAGATGGGCTTCAGCGCCACGATCCTGCGTCCGACCTACTTCATCGACAACGAGCTGATGATCAAGGACGTGATCCTGGGCCACGGCGTTTATCCCATGCCGATCGGCGGCAAGGGCTTGGCCATGGTCGATGCGCGCGACATCGCAGAGGTCGCCGCAATCGAACTCATTCGGCGCGACCGCGCCACCGGTGCGCTCCCGATCGAAACCATCAATCTGGTCGGCCCCGACACGCTGACCGGTACCGACGTGGCGAAGATCTGGTCAGACCTGCTGGGGCGGCCGATCGTCTATGGCGGCGATGATCCCAGCGGCTTCGAGCAGAACATGGCCAGCTTCATGCCTAAGTGGATGGCCTATGAGATGCGACTGATGGCCGAGCGCTACGTTACCATCGGCATGGTTCCAGAGGCGGGCGACGTCGAACGGCTGACCGGGATCCTGAGACGCCCGCTGCGCTCGTACCGCGATTTCGCGGCCGCGATTACGACTGCCGCCTGA
- a CDS encoding DHA2 family efflux MFS transporter permease subunit — protein MSDQIYQAPMVRRAAPNFRVIAMIVASAMLMENIDATVLATALPTMARDFAVSAPAMSIALTSYLLSLAIFIPASGRMADSFGSRTVFRAAIAVFVIGSILCALAPTLPFLVLARLLQGMGGAMMMPVGRLVLMRSVARKDMVSAMSWLLVPALIGPIVGPPLGGFIVTYLDWRWIFYINVPIGIIGMIFVSIYIDEVKGKASGRFDTIGFVLSGISLGSLLFGFEMSSHEGEGAFSIFLIAIGLIFGIAYLRHARRHPSPILDFSLMKVPSFGTSVIAGSLTRITQGAQPFLLPLLFQIGFGLSAAAAGQIVIATALGALAMKPMAKFVFSRLGFRRSLVLNGILGTIGYGLCAAFRPDWPMPLIFIVLILSAFFLSFQFTAYNTIAYDEIDRERMSSATSFYTTFQQLMLSLGICIGALALHGSMALSGAETPGLGDFSAAFIVVTVISITATVWNLRFSPTSGEEISGYKAKRTNGAVAEG, from the coding sequence ATGTCGGATCAGATTTACCAGGCGCCGATGGTGCGGCGCGCCGCGCCCAATTTCCGGGTGATCGCGATGATTGTCGCGAGTGCGATGCTGATGGAAAATATCGACGCGACTGTGCTGGCGACGGCGCTACCGACCATGGCGCGCGATTTTGCTGTCAGCGCGCCGGCCATGTCGATCGCGCTCACCTCCTATCTCCTCAGCCTGGCGATCTTCATTCCGGCGAGCGGCCGGATGGCCGACAGTTTCGGCTCCCGCACCGTCTTCCGCGCGGCCATCGCCGTTTTCGTGATCGGCTCCATCCTCTGCGCGCTGGCGCCGACGCTGCCCTTCCTGGTGCTGGCGCGACTGTTGCAGGGCATGGGCGGCGCGATGATGATGCCGGTCGGCCGCCTCGTGCTGATGCGCAGCGTCGCCCGCAAGGATATGGTCAGCGCCATGTCCTGGCTGCTGGTGCCGGCGCTGATCGGCCCGATCGTCGGCCCGCCGCTCGGCGGCTTCATCGTTACCTATCTCGACTGGCGCTGGATATTCTACATCAACGTGCCGATCGGCATCATCGGCATGATCTTCGTCTCGATCTACATCGACGAGGTCAAGGGCAAGGCGAGCGGCCGCTTCGATACGATCGGCTTCGTCCTCTCCGGCATCTCGCTCGGCTCGCTGCTCTTCGGCTTCGAAATGTCGAGCCACGAAGGCGAGGGCGCTTTCTCGATCTTCCTCATCGCCATCGGCCTCATCTTCGGCATCGCCTATTTGAGGCATGCCCGCCGGCATCCGTCGCCGATCCTGGATTTCTCGTTGATGAAGGTGCCGAGCTTCGGCACCTCGGTCATCGCCGGTTCGCTGACGCGCATCACCCAGGGCGCCCAGCCCTTCCTGTTGCCGCTGCTCTTCCAGATCGGCTTCGGCCTGTCGGCGGCCGCCGCCGGGCAGATCGTCATCGCCACCGCGCTTGGCGCTCTCGCCATGAAGCCGATGGCGAAGTTCGTCTTCAGCCGGCTCGGTTTCCGCCGCAGCCTCGTCCTCAACGGCATTCTCGGCACGATCGGCTACGGCCTCTGCGCCGCCTTCCGGCCGGATTGGCCGATGCCGCTGATCTTCATCGTCCTGATACTCAGCGCCTTCTTCCTGTCATTCCAGTTCACCGCCTACAACACGATTGCCTATGACGAGATCGACAGGGAGCGGATGAGCTCGGCCACGAGTTTCTACACAACCTTCCAGCAGCTGATGCTGTCGCTCGGCATCTGCATCGGGGCTTTGGCACTGCATGGATCGATGGCCTTGTCAGGCGCCGAAACGCCTGGTCTCGGCGATTTCTCCGCCGCCTTCATCGTCGTTACGGTCATCTCGATCACCGCGACCGTCTGGAACCTGCGCTTCTCGCCGACATCAGGCGAGGAGATCAGCGGCTACAAGGCGAAACGGACGAATGGCGCCGTCGCCGAGGGCTGA
- a CDS encoding homocysteine S-methyltransferase family protein: MAKYRHSLPQLKGGTFLTDGGMETTMIFQEGIALPHFAAFVLLASEDGRNRTRNYYRRYLDIARRHGTGFVLDTATWRANPDWGRKLGYASEALKAANEEAVELLAGLRSTYEQPGQPIVISGAIGPRGDGYKAGMMSANEAEDYHAFQIEAFAGTEADMVSAFTLTNIDEAIGVARAAKSFAMPCAISFTLETDGRLVTGRSIQDAIETTDMATGGAPVYYMINCAHPMHFEGALDHGSAWVKRISGIRANASTMSHEQLDNSETLDAGDPEDLGRRYRKLLDRLPELRVLGGCCGTDHRHVAAICEACLPQAA, from the coding sequence ATGGCAAAGTACAGACATAGTTTACCGCAACTCAAAGGCGGCACCTTCCTGACCGATGGCGGCATGGAGACGACGATGATCTTCCAGGAAGGGATCGCGCTTCCGCATTTCGCCGCCTTCGTATTGCTGGCTTCCGAAGATGGCCGGAACCGCACGCGGAACTACTATCGCCGCTACCTCGACATCGCACGGCGGCACGGTACCGGCTTCGTGCTCGACACCGCCACGTGGCGGGCCAATCCCGATTGGGGGCGAAAGCTCGGTTACGCCAGCGAAGCGCTGAAGGCGGCGAACGAAGAAGCCGTCGAACTGCTGGCCGGCTTGCGCAGCACCTATGAGCAGCCAGGGCAGCCGATCGTCATCAGCGGCGCCATCGGCCCGCGCGGCGACGGCTACAAGGCGGGCATGATGAGCGCCAACGAAGCGGAGGATTACCACGCCTTCCAGATCGAAGCCTTTGCGGGCACGGAGGCGGATATGGTGAGCGCCTTCACGTTGACGAATATCGACGAGGCGATCGGCGTGGCGCGTGCGGCAAAGTCGTTCGCCATGCCCTGCGCCATCTCCTTCACGCTGGAGACGGACGGCAGGCTGGTGACGGGCCGCAGCATTCAGGACGCCATCGAGACGACCGACATGGCGACCGGCGGAGCGCCGGTCTACTACATGATCAATTGCGCGCATCCGATGCACTTCGAAGGAGCTCTCGATCATGGCAGCGCATGGGTAAAGCGCATTTCCGGAATCCGCGCCAATGCTTCGACCATGAGCCACGAGCAGCTTGATAACAGCGAGACACTCGATGCCGGCGATCCCGAAGATCTCGGGCGGCGATACCGCAAGCTTCTCGATCGCCTGCCCGAGCTGCGCGTGCTCGGCGGCTGCTGCGGCACGGATCATCGCCATGTCGCGGCCATCTGCGAGGCATGCCTGCCGCAGGCGGCGTGA
- a CDS encoding TetR/AcrR family transcriptional regulator produces MRKGEETRTRILDVAEAAVLQKGFGGTSIEELIAETGITKSGFFYHFKDKNELAKALLNRYIENDERIYDEIFSRARDLMDDPLQSFLLGLKLLSELLADLPNGHPGCLVATVCYYERLFDREIQETNRNAVLAWRRRFGRMLREIMDVYPPREPVDVDQLADMVSSVLEGGIVLSKTLKEPNTLAEQVLMLRTFVRLLFQPAVEQPLAVVRPAQAFGAAGGGQP; encoded by the coding sequence ATGCGAAAGGGCGAGGAAACGCGAACCCGCATTCTCGATGTGGCCGAAGCGGCGGTATTGCAGAAGGGCTTCGGCGGCACCTCCATCGAGGAGCTGATCGCCGAAACCGGCATTACCAAGAGCGGCTTCTTCTATCACTTCAAGGACAAGAACGAACTCGCCAAGGCGCTGCTCAACCGTTACATCGAAAACGACGAGCGCATCTATGACGAGATATTCAGCCGTGCGCGCGATCTCATGGACGATCCGCTGCAATCCTTCCTGCTCGGCCTGAAGCTGCTATCCGAACTTCTCGCTGACCTTCCCAACGGCCATCCCGGCTGCCTCGTGGCGACCGTCTGCTATTATGAGCGGCTGTTCGACCGGGAGATACAGGAAACGAACCGAAATGCGGTGCTTGCCTGGCGTCGCCGCTTCGGCCGTATGTTGAGGGAGATCATGGATGTCTATCCGCCGCGCGAGCCCGTCGATGTCGATCAGCTCGCCGACATGGTTTCCTCCGTCCTCGAAGGCGGCATCGTGCTGTCGAAGACACTGAAGGAGCCGAACACGCTGGCCGAGCAGGTGCTGATGCTGCGGACCTTCGTACGCCTGCTCTTCCAGCCGGCTGTCGAGCAGCCCCTTGCCGTCGTGAGGCCTGCTCAGGCCTTTGGCGCCGCCGGCGGCGGCCAGCCTTAG
- a CDS encoding DUF1697 domain-containing protein, with protein MPVYVALLRAVNVGGTGSLPMAELKVICEGLGFTDVTTYIQSGNVLFRSDESAKAVEAKLDEALGQKTGKRPGVMVRSRKELSDIIANAPFPHAKPNFLLVYFLPEKTPGDALDKMVAPDGEEVKLAGREIYVHYPNGPGRSKLKLPALKPGTSRNLNTVRKLAEMAADMEAG; from the coding sequence ATGCCCGTCTACGTCGCCCTCCTCCGCGCCGTGAACGTCGGCGGCACCGGTTCGCTGCCCATGGCCGAGCTGAAGGTGATCTGCGAAGGCCTCGGCTTTACCGATGTGACGACCTACATCCAGAGCGGCAACGTGCTTTTCCGCTCGGATGAATCCGCAAAAGCGGTCGAGGCGAAGCTCGACGAAGCCCTCGGGCAAAAGACGGGCAAGCGGCCGGGCGTGATGGTGCGTAGCCGGAAGGAACTTAGCGACATCATCGCCAACGCTCCCTTCCCCCATGCCAAGCCGAACTTCCTGCTTGTCTACTTCCTGCCCGAAAAGACGCCCGGCGATGCGCTGGACAAGATGGTGGCGCCCGACGGCGAGGAGGTGAAGCTTGCCGGGCGGGAAATCTATGTGCATTATCCCAACGGCCCCGGCCGGTCGAAGCTGAAGCTGCCGGCGCTGAAGCCCGGAACGTCCCGCAACCTCAACACCGTGCGCAAGCTCGCCGAAATGGCGGCCGACATGGAGGCCGGCTAA
- a CDS encoding S9 family peptidase, with protein MSVFKNLPTPPAAPKKPVSDTLHGITRADDYAWLRADNWQAMFKDPSILDPDIRRHLEAENAYMNAAMEDTKPLQKVLFSEMRGRIKEDDSSVPVKDGAYAYGTSYVTGGEQPRYFRIPRDGDVADETIRTVLLDGDKEASGKAYFRLAGLDHTTDHSHGIWGYDDKGSEFFTLKVRDLSSGQDLDDVIENTGGGGVWAPDGKSFFYSALDENHRPSKVFHHIVGRPQSEDRLVYEEADAGFFMGVGGSLLDDFIYIDIHDHETSEYRLLSTKDLMAEPKLVAAREEGIEYSMTEGGDVFYILTNDGGAKDFKIMEAPVDKPGKENWREVVPHKPGTLIISHMAYARHLLWLERKDGLPQIMIRDRRTGEEHAIAFAEEAYSLGLSGAAEYDTDVIRFSYSSMTTPSQLYDYNMVTRERTLLKTQEVPSGHNPDDYVTRRVFAPAWDGEKVPVTLLYRKDTPLDGTAPCLLYGYGAYGITIPASFNTNCLSLADRGFVYAIAHIRGGKDKGFAWYEDGKMDKKTNSFKDFIAAADYLNQQKFTSYAKIIAEGGSAGGMLMGAVANMAPEKFAGIIAAVPFVDVLNTMLDDTLPLTPPEWPEWGNPIDSKEEYQQIAAYSPYDNVGAKAYPPILALGGLTDPRVTYWEPAKWVAKLRDKTTGAAPILLKTNMDAGHGGASGRFQRLEEIAFEYAFAIKVAGKM; from the coding sequence TTGTCCGTTTTCAAGAATCTGCCGACACCGCCCGCCGCACCGAAGAAGCCCGTCTCCGATACGCTCCACGGCATTACCCGCGCGGACGATTATGCCTGGCTGCGCGCCGACAACTGGCAGGCGATGTTCAAGGACCCGTCGATCCTCGATCCCGACATCCGCCGGCATCTCGAAGCCGAAAACGCCTATATGAACGCGGCGATGGAAGACACCAAGCCGCTGCAGAAGGTGCTGTTTTCCGAAATGCGCGGCCGCATCAAGGAAGACGACAGCTCGGTGCCGGTGAAGGACGGCGCCTATGCCTACGGCACGTCCTATGTGACCGGCGGCGAGCAGCCGCGCTATTTCCGCATCCCCCGCGACGGTGACGTCGCCGACGAGACGATCCGCACGGTGCTGCTCGACGGCGACAAGGAGGCATCGGGCAAAGCCTATTTTCGCCTCGCCGGCCTCGACCATACGACCGATCACAGTCACGGCATCTGGGGCTATGACGACAAGGGCTCGGAGTTCTTCACGCTGAAGGTCCGCGACCTCTCGAGCGGCCAGGATCTCGACGACGTGATCGAGAATACCGGCGGCGGCGGTGTGTGGGCGCCCGACGGCAAGAGCTTCTTCTATTCGGCGCTCGACGAGAACCACCGTCCCTCGAAGGTGTTCCACCATATTGTCGGCCGGCCGCAGTCGGAAGACCGACTGGTCTACGAGGAAGCCGACGCCGGCTTCTTCATGGGCGTCGGCGGCTCGCTGCTTGATGATTTCATCTATATCGACATCCACGATCACGAGACCAGCGAATACCGGCTGCTGTCGACCAAGGATCTCATGGCCGAGCCGAAGCTGGTGGCCGCGCGCGAGGAAGGCATCGAATATTCGATGACGGAGGGCGGCGACGTCTTTTACATCCTTACGAATGACGGCGGCGCCAAGGATTTCAAGATCATGGAAGCGCCGGTTGATAAGCCCGGCAAGGAAAACTGGCGTGAAGTGGTGCCCCACAAGCCGGGCACGCTGATCATCAGCCACATGGCCTATGCCCGCCATCTCTTGTGGCTGGAGCGCAAGGACGGGCTGCCGCAGATCATGATCCGCGACCGCAGGACGGGTGAGGAACATGCGATCGCCTTTGCCGAGGAGGCCTATTCGTTGGGGCTTTCGGGCGCGGCCGAATACGACACGGATGTCATCCGCTTCTCCTATTCCTCGATGACGACACCGTCGCAGCTCTACGACTACAACATGGTGACGCGCGAACGCACGCTCTTGAAGACACAGGAAGTGCCGTCGGGCCACAATCCCGACGACTATGTCACCCGCCGCGTCTTCGCTCCGGCCTGGGACGGCGAGAAAGTGCCGGTCACCCTGCTCTACCGCAAGGACACGCCGCTCGACGGCACCGCCCCCTGCCTGCTCTACGGCTACGGCGCCTACGGCATCACCATTCCGGCCAGCTTCAACACCAATTGCCTGTCGCTCGCCGACCGCGGCTTCGTTTATGCCATCGCCCATATCCGCGGCGGCAAGGACAAGGGCTTTGCCTGGTACGAAGACGGCAAGATGGACAAGAAGACGAATAGCTTCAAGGACTTCATCGCCGCGGCCGATTATCTGAATCAACAGAAGTTCACCTCTTACGCGAAGATCATCGCCGAGGGCGGCTCGGCCGGCGGCATGCTGATGGGCGCCGTCGCCAACATGGCGCCGGAGAAATTTGCCGGCATCATCGCCGCCGTCCCCTTCGTCGACGTGCTTAACACCATGCTCGACGACACCCTGCCGCTGACGCCGCCGGAATGGCCGGAATGGGGCAACCCGATCGACAGTAAGGAAGAATACCAGCAGATCGCCGCCTATTCGCCCTATGACAATGTCGGCGCCAAAGCCTATCCGCCGATCCTGGCGCTCGGCGGCCTGACTGACCCGCGCGTCACCTATTGGGAGCCGGCCAAATGGGTGGCGAAGCTGCGCGACAAGACCACCGGCGCGGCGCCGATCCTGCTCAAGACCAACATGGACGCCGGCCATGGCGGCGCCTCGGGGCGTTTCCAGCGGCTGGAGGAGATTGCGTTTGAGTATGCGTTTGCGATCAAGGTGGCGGGGAAGATGTGA
- a CDS encoding DUF930 domain-containing protein: MPKHLLLFASLLGLAAPAFAVDPAIKKQLEKLDPSTRLEQSCDTEAMSRINQDSTGFKPDKVIAYTFKDPIAGDNSLQAPGAVFRSKGDWYHLSYTCITGPKHINVRELDYQIGGKVPREKWDKYYLYD; the protein is encoded by the coding sequence ATGCCGAAACACCTGCTTCTGTTTGCATCCCTCCTCGGCCTTGCTGCCCCTGCCTTTGCCGTCGATCCCGCCATCAAGAAGCAGCTCGAAAAACTCGATCCCTCGACCCGTCTGGAGCAGAGCTGCGACACCGAGGCGATGAGCCGCATCAACCAGGACAGCACCGGCTTCAAGCCCGACAAGGTGATCGCCTACACCTTCAAGGACCCGATCGCCGGCGACAATTCGCTGCAGGCGCCGGGCGCGGTCTTCCGCAGCAAGGGCGACTGGTACCATCTCTCCTACACCTGCATCACCGGTCCGAAGCATATCAATGTACGCGAGCTCGATTACCAGATCGGCGGCAAGGTGCCGCGCGAGAAGTGGGACAAATATTACCTTTACGATTGA
- a CDS encoding polysaccharide deacetylase family protein translates to MNRILLASAFLLAGLSTLCAAETPPLPAAAAPVMKRPAVTLVEPHLHIARSNISGHARIALTFDACMGQADERILSMLVRERIPATIFVTARWLKRNPAALAVFLQNPDLFELENHGENHIPAVDRPTLVYGIASAGSAQAVRQEVEGGAAAMLAAGIPAPHWFRGSTAKYDLSAIGEIRALGYRIAGYSVNGDGGSLLGAAITEKRIASAKDGDVVISHINQPTHAAGEGVAKALVDLKAKGTEFVRLQDVQDMGDDKTTE, encoded by the coding sequence ATGAACCGCATCTTGCTTGCTTCGGCGTTTCTTCTGGCCGGCCTCTCCACGTTATGCGCGGCCGAAACGCCGCCGCTGCCGGCCGCCGCCGCTCCGGTCATGAAAAGACCGGCGGTAACGCTCGTCGAGCCGCATCTGCATATTGCCCGCTCCAACATATCAGGCCATGCCCGCATTGCGCTCACCTTCGATGCCTGCATGGGCCAGGCGGATGAGCGCATTCTGTCGATGCTGGTGCGCGAGCGCATTCCCGCGACGATCTTCGTCACCGCCCGCTGGCTGAAGCGCAATCCCGCCGCGCTCGCCGTCTTCCTGCAGAACCCCGATCTGTTCGAACTTGAAAATCACGGCGAGAACCACATTCCGGCTGTCGATAGGCCGACGCTGGTCTATGGCATCGCCTCGGCCGGTTCGGCGCAGGCCGTCCGACAGGAAGTCGAAGGCGGCGCTGCCGCGATGCTCGCAGCCGGCATTCCCGCTCCGCACTGGTTCCGTGGCTCGACCGCCAAATATGACCTTTCCGCCATCGGCGAAATCCGCGCCCTCGGCTATCGCATCGCCGGCTATTCGGTGAATGGCGACGGCGGCTCGCTGCTCGGCGCGGCAATCACCGAAAAGCGCATCGCCTCGGCCAAGGACGGCGATGTCGTCATCTCCCACATCAACCAGCCGACCCATGCGGCGGGCGAGGGGGTGGCGAAGGCGCTGGTCGATCTCAAGGCGAAGGGCACGGAGTTCGTCCGGCTGCAGGATGTGCAAGATATGGGCGACGATAAGACGACGGAGTAG
- a CDS encoding NAD(P)/FAD-dependent oxidoreductase, producing MASDLDLDESDHEQSSRSLWGRSGIRPEWRPIGESLSTDVAVIGGGITGALVAEHLAARGFSVAIVDREDPDFGSTAASTAMLQWEIDSKLSDLETWYGFERAAGIYRRSAAAVAGLAKLIAANAIACDFRPRNTLYLAANQEGARDLLEERQLRRRAGLPGVYFEHPDLFTQFELDRDGAIYSPGSAEADPLLLTWALIAMAVRRGARLVRASVTALHSEGDHVTVETNGAHVIESRHVVLATGYTVPGLDMPKLHRTSSSWAVATAPQDPATFWRERVLIWEDSRPYLYMRTTADNRIVAGGEDDGTTDPATRDRQLPAKTRAIQEKMKRLWPRADTRITHAWGGTFGETADGLPLIGQVPGMPHVMAAYGYGGNGFTFSYLAAQMIGAMIAGMHRDWFEDFALDRDGPGLRRFGEDRLGIGEELR from the coding sequence GTGGCATCCGATCTCGATCTCGACGAATCCGATCATGAGCAAAGTAGCCGTTCGCTTTGGGGACGAAGCGGCATTCGGCCCGAATGGCGACCGATCGGTGAGAGCCTTTCCACCGATGTCGCGGTGATCGGCGGCGGCATCACCGGCGCGCTGGTCGCGGAGCACCTTGCGGCGCGCGGCTTCTCCGTTGCCATTGTCGACCGGGAGGACCCGGATTTCGGCAGTACCGCCGCCAGCACCGCGATGCTGCAATGGGAGATCGATAGCAAGCTCAGCGATCTGGAGACCTGGTACGGCTTCGAGCGCGCCGCCGGCATCTATCGCCGCAGCGCCGCCGCCGTCGCAGGTCTTGCCAAGCTGATTGCCGCAAACGCAATCGCCTGCGACTTCCGGCCGCGCAACACGCTCTATCTCGCCGCCAACCAGGAAGGCGCCCGCGACCTGCTGGAGGAGCGCCAGCTGCGCCGGCGGGCGGGCCTGCCCGGCGTCTATTTCGAACATCCCGACCTCTTCACCCAATTCGAGCTCGACCGGGACGGGGCGATCTATTCGCCGGGTTCGGCGGAGGCCGATCCGTTGCTGTTGACCTGGGCGCTAATCGCGATGGCAGTGCGGCGCGGCGCGCGGCTGGTCAGGGCTTCGGTAACCGCGCTGCATAGCGAAGGCGACCACGTCACGGTCGAGACAAACGGCGCCCATGTCATTGAATCGCGGCATGTGGTGCTGGCGACCGGCTATACGGTGCCGGGACTCGATATGCCGAAGCTGCATCGTACAAGCTCGAGCTGGGCGGTCGCCACCGCGCCGCAGGATCCCGCGACCTTTTGGCGCGAGAGGGTTTTGATCTGGGAGGACAGCCGTCCCTATCTCTACATGCGCACGACCGCCGACAACCGCATCGTCGCTGGCGGCGAGGATGATGGCACGACGGATCCGGCGACGCGCGATCGCCAGCTGCCGGCCAAGACCCGGGCAATCCAGGAAAAAATGAAGCGGCTATGGCCGAGAGCCGATACCCGCATCACCCATGCCTGGGGCGGAACCTTCGGCGAAACGGCCGACGGCCTGCCGCTGATCGGGCAGGTGCCCGGCATGCCGCATGTGATGGCCGCCTATGGCTACGGCGGCAACGGCTTTACCTTTTCCTATCTCGCCGCCCAGATGATCGGCGCGATGATTGCCGGCATGCATCGTGACTGGTTCGAGGATTTCGCGCTCGACCGGGATGGACCGGGGCTGCGACGGTTTGGGGAGGATCGGCTGGGGATCGGGGAGGAACTGAGGTAG
- a CDS encoding AI-2E family transporter, with translation MGIANGIRKQAKKIAIGERRTSTWAQTLQEAAEELPPPAPVRRLEKDGLDISMAWAIIGIFAILGLAAVYMMSLILIPITLAVVVGMILGIAAENLSKMGVPRLANAFLLSSGVALVIALLANSLAGPLATLANEAPAFVERTITRIMPYLERIEWLHITPATFESGPMSIGALLENTGNVLHVVTTNLTPALVQGLIFFAALLLFLASRVNLRKTIIMTFRTRSQRLAAIRVINGVEQVLGFYFATASLIYVGLGLIMTVIAYAGGLSAPVLWGFFAFLSSFIPYLGITLMTLSVAIAGIITHDGFVVGLMPAAAFFTVHLVMENIIFPAVMGRRLEINPFIVFLAILFWTWMWGAVGAMLALPLSLIVMTVIEELLIEERPQPQLPK, from the coding sequence ATGGGCATCGCCAACGGCATCCGCAAACAGGCAAAGAAGATCGCCATCGGCGAACGCCGCACCAGCACCTGGGCGCAGACATTGCAAGAGGCGGCGGAGGAGTTGCCACCGCCAGCGCCGGTACGCCGACTGGAAAAGGACGGGCTCGATATCAGCATGGCCTGGGCAATCATCGGCATCTTCGCCATCCTCGGGCTGGCGGCCGTTTATATGATGTCGCTGATCCTCATCCCCATCACGCTTGCAGTGGTCGTCGGCATGATCCTCGGGATCGCCGCCGAAAATCTCAGTAAAATGGGGGTCCCGCGGCTCGCCAACGCCTTCCTGCTGTCAAGCGGGGTCGCTCTTGTCATCGCGCTGCTGGCCAACTCGCTTGCGGGTCCGCTGGCGACCCTTGCCAATGAAGCGCCGGCTTTCGTCGAGCGGACGATCACCCGCATCATGCCTTATCTGGAGCGCATCGAATGGCTGCACATCACGCCGGCGACATTCGAAAGCGGGCCGATGTCGATTGGCGCGCTGCTCGAAAACACCGGCAACGTCCTTCATGTGGTCACAACAAACCTGACGCCGGCGCTGGTGCAGGGGCTGATCTTCTTCGCCGCGCTGCTGCTCTTCCTCGCCAGCCGGGTCAATCTGCGCAAGACGATCATCATGACTTTCCGCACCCGCTCGCAGCGGCTGGCAGCGATCCGCGTCATCAACGGCGTCGAACAGGTGCTCGGCTTCTATTTCGCCACCGCCTCGCTGATCTATGTCGGGCTTGGCCTCATCATGACCGTCATCGCCTATGCCGGCGGACTGTCGGCGCCGGTGCTGTGGGGCTTCTTTGCCTTCCTGTCGAGCTTCATTCCCTATCTCGGCATCACGCTGATGACGCTGTCCGTCGCCATCGCCGGTATCATCACGCATGACGGTTTCGTCGTCGGCCTGATGCCGGCGGCCGCCTTCTTCACGGTGCATCTCGTCATGGAAAATATCATCTTCCCGGCAGTGATGGGGCGTCGGTTGGAAATCAACCCTTTCATCGTCTTCCTGGCCATCCTGTTTTGGACCTGGATGTGGGGCGCGGTCGGGGCGATGCTGGCGCTGCCGCTATCGCTGATCGTAATGACCGTTATCGAGGAGTTGCTGATCGAAGAAAGGCCGCAGCCACAATTGCCGAAGTGA